A window from Vigna angularis cultivar LongXiaoDou No.4 chromosome 7, ASM1680809v1, whole genome shotgun sequence encodes these proteins:
- the LOC108336933 gene encoding protein DOWN-REGULATED IN DIF1 11: MATFNNFCVMLLCFMMSLSVTFNIVLSNVASAPSNWLGPVSPSYESYLANCASNLDPICGRDIYFAVFYGNTTVIEDCCDELVSDVGKVCHDDMTKFVLTKTKFKSSDVQIVERSQKIWNDCVGVIGS; this comes from the coding sequence ATGGCAACATTCAACAACTTTTGTGTGATGTTGTTATGTTTTATGATGAGTTTGTCAGTGACGTTCAACATTGTGCTTTCTAACGTTGCTTCGGCACCATCAAATTGGCTTGGGCCAGTGTCACCATCGTACGAAAGTTATTTGGCTAATTGTGCTTCAAATTTAGATCCAATTTGTGGTAGAGACATATACTTTGCTGTGTTTTATGGTAACACAACTGTCATTGAAGATTGCTGTGACGAACTTGTGAGCGATGTAGGAAAAGTGTGTCACGATGATATGACAAAATTTGTTTTGACCAAGACAAAGTTCAAGAGCAGTGATGTTCAAATCGTGGAGAGGAGTCAAAAGATTTGGAATGACTGTGTTGGTGTGATTGGATCATAA